In Nodularia sp. LEGE 06071, one DNA window encodes the following:
- the rsmH gene encoding 16S rRNA (cytosine(1402)-N(4))-methyltransferase RsmH, which yields MELEIQGIEAQEFLHVPVLSQEVIAGLAVRPGGHYLDATVGGGGHSRLILEAATDVRLTAIDQDEDALVAAQKHLAEFGDRVEFILSNFSAYKYTPNTFDGILADLGVSSYHLDQPERGFSFRHAANLDMRMDQRQSLTAADVINEWDETELADIFFKYGEERLSRRIARRIVERRPFQTTTELAEAIAYAVPRQYRYGRIHPATRVFQALRIVVNDELKSLETLLDQAPKALVPGGRIAIISFHSLEDRPVKHGLRNSPLLKVLTKKPITAEEEELGNNPRSRSAKLRIAQRVGDSDTQ from the coding sequence ATGGAGCTTGAGATTCAGGGAATTGAGGCGCAGGAATTTCTTCATGTGCCAGTTTTAAGCCAAGAGGTGATTGCAGGTTTGGCTGTACGTCCTGGCGGACATTATCTTGATGCTACGGTGGGCGGTGGTGGTCACAGTCGCCTGATTTTAGAGGCTGCAACTGATGTGCGGCTAACGGCTATTGACCAAGATGAGGATGCTTTAGTGGCGGCGCAAAAGCATTTAGCTGAGTTTGGTGACAGGGTAGAGTTTATTCTCAGCAATTTTTCGGCTTATAAATATACTCCTAACACTTTCGATGGGATTTTGGCTGATTTGGGTGTAAGTTCTTACCATTTAGACCAGCCAGAACGGGGTTTTAGCTTTCGCCACGCGGCAAATCTGGATATGCGAATGGATCAGCGACAATCTTTAACGGCTGCTGATGTGATTAATGAATGGGATGAGACGGAATTAGCTGATATTTTCTTTAAATACGGTGAGGAACGACTATCACGGCGCATTGCTAGGCGGATTGTGGAAAGACGACCATTTCAAACTACCACTGAATTGGCTGAGGCGATCGCCTATGCTGTCCCCCGTCAATATCGTTATGGTCGGATTCACCCAGCTACAAGGGTTTTTCAAGCTTTGCGAATTGTGGTTAATGATGAGTTAAAGTCTTTAGAAACTCTTTTGGATCAAGCCCCGAAGGCGCTGGTTCCCGGTGGACGCATTGCCATTATCAGTTTTCACAGTTTGGAAGACCGCCCGGTGAAACATGGTTTACGCAATTCTCCTTTACTCAAGGTATTGACTAAAAAGCCAATTACTGCTGAGGAGGAAGAATTAGGGAATAATCCGCGATCGCGTTCTGCCAAGTTGAGGATAGCTCAGAGAGTGGGAGACTCAGACACTCAATAG
- a CDS encoding cyclic nucleotide-binding domain-containing protein: MTSPETVIWLQERTPLGILSPAVLDAIAQVIESKFFPAGSRLVSEGTSPEALYILQQGQLESQTSSKNNPALACGFLPGAIVQLKELLLDELTPCTVTTVTECQLLVISAANFRSLVAQYPEISQAFSRLLAQELAQVTSALGYEQERAVALRPYLVTKAQRGIVGTSRYAVRLREQIREAASKGESVEIFGEPGLEKDNIAALIHYGSPKRREPIIKVNCGILQTSGMDLFGRAGGKPGLLEWLGEGTIVFNNIQELPPELLPSVAQLVKTGKYTPVTRAGEPAAEPRPCKARVIIVSEKTQSEIERCIGCMIKVPPLRVRKTDIQAQVEYYTSLYIRGKGLSKPKITPEALRRLQSYDFPGNLKELKNLVERAIVQVGDGRELTEEIFWSAQTQKKQLRLNLLNAYPRLRQFLRSPWWPDRINYGLTFAGFAVIIAILFMGPQTRDRNFVLNFFWAWWWPFFLFLFPFLGRIWCSVCPFMIYGEITQKLSLWLFPRQLKGWPRQKAEKWGGWFMFGLFALIFLWEELWDLQNTAYLSACLLLLITAGAMIFSAIFERRFWCRYLCPIGGMNGLFAKLSMTELRAQQGICSASCTTYQCYKGGPEKGEGLETNGCPVYSHPAQLSDNRDCVLCMTCLKACPHRSVEFNLRPPAIELWTTHTPHSYEVALLFLLLGGVYLHRLPELQSWLGLEIDLTLFWQHLGFSLLILIIPTAVIFAAYGLMQLTKFGRKPRPFLELTYGYLPLVLGGNLAHYLRLGLGEGGRILPVTFATFGLNGEQLPILVAHPTVIDFLQGATLIFSVLLTMILTQKIARQPVRSLFWQHLAAIGLGVTMWAIIVA, encoded by the coding sequence ATGACATCTCCAGAAACGGTTATATGGCTACAAGAACGCACACCTTTAGGAATTCTCTCACCTGCGGTGCTAGATGCGATCGCTCAAGTCATTGAGTCAAAATTTTTTCCAGCCGGAAGCCGTTTAGTTAGTGAAGGTACTTCCCCAGAAGCGCTTTACATTCTGCAACAAGGGCAACTCGAAAGCCAGACTAGCAGTAAAAATAACCCCGCCTTAGCCTGTGGTTTTCTCCCCGGCGCAATCGTTCAACTCAAGGAATTGCTGTTAGATGAGTTAACTCCTTGTACAGTTACTACTGTGACTGAATGCCAGTTGTTGGTGATATCTGCTGCTAATTTTCGTTCATTAGTCGCCCAATACCCGGAAATTTCTCAGGCCTTTTCCCGTTTACTCGCTCAAGAATTGGCGCAGGTAACATCTGCACTTGGCTATGAACAAGAACGTGCTGTCGCCTTGCGGCCATATCTGGTTACCAAAGCCCAACGCGGAATTGTGGGTACAAGTCGCTATGCTGTGCGTCTGCGAGAGCAAATTAGAGAAGCCGCAAGCAAAGGTGAATCTGTAGAAATTTTCGGCGAACCAGGCTTAGAAAAAGATAATATAGCCGCCCTAATTCACTACGGGTCACCCAAAAGGCGAGAACCGATTATTAAGGTCAACTGTGGAATTCTCCAAACGAGCGGGATGGATTTGTTCGGTCGCGCTGGGGGTAAACCAGGACTATTAGAATGGCTGGGGGAAGGCACGATTGTTTTTAACAATATCCAAGAATTGCCTCCAGAATTATTACCGTCTGTGGCACAGTTGGTAAAAACAGGCAAATATACTCCGGTGACTCGTGCGGGAGAACCAGCTGCTGAACCTCGCCCCTGTAAAGCCCGTGTGATCATTGTTTCCGAAAAAACTCAATCGGAGATTGAACGGTGTATTGGTTGTATGATTAAAGTGCCGCCGCTACGGGTACGGAAAACAGATATTCAAGCCCAAGTAGAATATTACACCAGTCTTTATATTCGGGGTAAGGGTCTTTCTAAACCAAAAATAACCCCAGAAGCTTTGCGGCGCTTACAGTCCTACGATTTCCCCGGTAATCTCAAGGAATTAAAAAATCTTGTGGAACGGGCAATTGTACAGGTAGGTGATGGCCGAGAGTTAACAGAAGAAATATTTTGGTCAGCCCAAACGCAGAAAAAACAATTACGTCTCAACCTTTTAAATGCTTATCCTCGGTTGCGGCAATTTCTGCGGAGTCCTTGGTGGCCAGATCGGATTAATTATGGTTTGACGTTCGCCGGGTTTGCGGTGATCATTGCCATTTTATTTATGGGGCCGCAAACACGCGATCGCAATTTTGTTTTAAATTTCTTTTGGGCTTGGTGGTGGCCGTTCTTTCTGTTTCTCTTCCCCTTCTTAGGTCGAATCTGGTGTTCTGTCTGTCCTTTTATGATCTACGGCGAAATTACCCAAAAACTTTCGCTATGGCTGTTTCCCAGACAACTCAAAGGTTGGCCGAGACAAAAAGCTGAAAAATGGGGCGGATGGTTCATGTTTGGACTATTTGCCTTGATTTTCTTATGGGAAGAACTCTGGGATTTACAAAATACCGCCTATCTTTCCGCTTGTTTACTACTGTTAATTACGGCTGGGGCGATGATTTTCTCAGCCATTTTTGAGCGGCGGTTTTGGTGTCGGTATCTTTGTCCTATTGGGGGAATGAATGGTTTATTTGCTAAACTTTCGATGACTGAACTCAGGGCGCAACAAGGTATCTGTTCGGCTTCTTGCACTACTTATCAGTGTTACAAAGGCGGCCCCGAAAAGGGCGAAGGCTTAGAAACTAATGGCTGTCCGGTATATTCCCACCCAGCACAGTTGTCAGACAATCGAGACTGTGTATTGTGTATGACTTGTCTCAAAGCTTGTCCCCATCGTTCCGTTGAGTTCAATTTGCGTCCCCCGGCGATTGAACTGTGGACAACTCATACACCCCACAGCTATGAAGTGGCGTTGTTGTTTTTGCTGTTGGGTGGAGTTTATCTGCATCGTTTACCAGAGTTGCAGTCTTGGTTAGGTTTAGAAATTGATTTAACTTTGTTTTGGCAGCATTTGGGATTTTCTCTGCTAATTTTGATCATCCCGACGGCGGTAATTTTTGCGGCTTATGGCTTGATGCAGTTAACTAAATTTGGGCGGAAACCTCGACCATTTCTGGAACTTACCTATGGTTACCTACCATTGGTGCTGGGGGGTAACTTAGCTCATTATCTGCGTTTGGGTTTGGGTGAAGGTGGGCGAATTTTACCTGTGACTTTTGCTACTTTTGGTTTAAATGGGGAACAATTACCAATTTTGGTAGCTCATCCAACTGTGATTGACTTTTTACAAGGTGCTACTCTGATTTTCTCAGTGTTATTAACGATGATTTTAACCCAAAAAATTGCTCGTCAACCTGTGCGATCGCTCTTTTGGCAACATCTAGCCGCCATTGGCTTGGGAGTTACTATGTGGGCAATTATTGTGGCTTAA
- a CDS encoding NAD(P)H-quinone oxidoreductase subunit H has protein sequence MARLETRTEPMVLNMGPHHPSMHGVLRLIVTLDGEDVVDCEPVIGYLHRGMEKIAENRTTVMYVPYVSRWDYAAGMFNEAVTVNAPEQLAGVTVPKRASYIRVIMLELNRIANHLLWFGPFLADVGAQTPFFYQFREREMIYDLWEAATGYRMVNHNYFRVGGVAVDLPYGWVDKCLDFCDYLLPKVDEYERLVTDNPIFRRRVEGIGTISREQAINWGLSGPMLRASGVKWDLRKVDHYECYDDFDWDVQWETAGDCFARYVVRMREMRESVKIIRQAIQGLPGGPYENLEAKRMAAGKKSEWDAFDYQYIGKKVSPTFKMPKGEIYSRVESGKGELGIYLVGDDNGFPWRWKIRPADFNNLQIVPELLKGMKVADIVVILGSVDVIMGSVDR, from the coding sequence ATGGCAAGACTAGAAACCCGCACCGAACCTATGGTGCTGAATATGGGGCCACACCACCCCTCAATGCACGGGGTTTTGCGGTTAATTGTCACATTGGATGGCGAGGATGTCGTTGATTGTGAACCGGTAATTGGCTATTTGCACCGGGGAATGGAAAAAATTGCCGAAAACCGGACGACTGTCATGTACGTCCCCTACGTCAGTCGGTGGGACTACGCCGCCGGGATGTTTAACGAAGCAGTCACCGTTAACGCCCCAGAACAACTAGCAGGTGTAACTGTTCCCAAACGCGCCAGCTACATTCGCGTCATCATGCTGGAACTGAACCGAATTGCTAACCATTTACTCTGGTTTGGCCCCTTTCTCGCTGACGTAGGCGCGCAAACTCCCTTCTTCTACCAATTTAGAGAACGGGAAATGATTTATGATTTGTGGGAAGCTGCCACTGGCTACCGGATGGTCAACCACAACTACTTCCGTGTGGGTGGCGTAGCAGTTGATTTACCCTATGGTTGGGTAGATAAATGTTTAGACTTCTGCGACTACTTATTACCCAAAGTTGACGAGTACGAACGTCTGGTAACAGATAACCCCATCTTCCGCCGTCGTGTCGAAGGTATTGGCACGATTTCCCGCGAACAAGCAATCAACTGGGGACTATCCGGCCCCATGTTACGCGCCTCTGGAGTGAAATGGGATTTGCGGAAAGTTGACCACTACGAATGTTACGACGATTTTGATTGGGACGTACAGTGGGAAACCGCCGGTGATTGCTTCGCCCGTTACGTAGTGCGGATGCGAGAAATGCGCGAATCTGTGAAAATTATTCGCCAAGCAATTCAAGGACTACCAGGAGGCCCCTACGAAAACCTAGAAGCCAAGCGGATGGCGGCGGGAAAAAAATCCGAGTGGGATGCCTTTGACTACCAATACATTGGTAAAAAAGTTTCACCGACCTTTAAAATGCCCAAAGGTGAAATCTATTCCCGTGTAGAAAGCGGCAAAGGTGAACTGGGAATTTATCTAGTAGGCGATGACAACGGCTTCCCTTGGCGGTGGAAAATTCGCCCGGCTGATTTCAACAACCTGCAAATTGTCCCCGAACTACTAAAAGGGATGAAAGTTGCAGATATTGTCGTCATCCTCGGCAGTGTTGACGTAATCATGGGATCTGTAGACAGATAA